The following nucleotide sequence is from Sphaeramia orbicularis chromosome 24, fSphaOr1.1, whole genome shotgun sequence.
AAGCTTTATTGTTTCTGGAAATGCTCCCCTGGTAGTGAGTGCAGGTGAATTTTTGGATTGGACACACACCACTTACAAAGCTCATTGAAAAATTCACTTAAATCTTGTTATGTTGAATGGCATGTAAAATAGCTGCATGTTATAAAGTGAATGGgttgtctctgtgtgtctgtgtgtgtttgtgtgtgtggtggaaTCACAAAGCAGAGGCTTGCTTCCTGGACTTCTGGTATGCAGTGTGATCACACTCTTGTGGTGGCATTGTGTTACTACATGAAATATGTTGAAACAAAAACATGGTGAGGACAACAACAATGGTGGTAATAAAAGCCACTCAGATACTGCTAAGCAACAATATTTAAGACATAAAAATTCCCCTCTGAAAATCCTATCAAAATGACCTCTGTCATATGTTTATTGAACTTTCTTTAACGTAAAACATGTGAAGAACAGAATCAGACACATCCACGATTTATTTAGTTTAAGTTAACACATTTGGTAAGTTGACCTAATGAaaagtgatagatagatagatagatagatagatagatagatagatagatagatagatagatagatagatagatagatagatagatagatagatagatagatagatagatagatagacagacagaaaaaatacaaaacagaattTGAAAAATATGACCACATGTTCCTCCAAACCGTGCACAAATGAGCTGCTTAAGATAAATATAAGTTTGATTTTTGagcagtaataaataaataataaaatctatTGCAATTGAATCATAATGACCTTTTCTGTTTAATGTCATCTGGACTTtgcagaaaattacactgaaataaatTACCAATTACCAATAAATTACCAACAAATTACCAAAATGGATGataaattattatgattattagtaGTAGAAGTACTATTTATTACTAACCTCTCATAACTATGCTCGAAATGAAAGAAGACACTCTTGTTGGGTTAAATATTATACAATGTACTGTCTGCGACGGTTACGGCGCCTAAATCGTTTTAACCGGCtccattttatgtatttacagtAGATCTAATTCAGTAAACAAGATCACTACGCATTATAAAGCTAATGCGCTCTAATCGGTCACATTACATGTAAACTTCATTTCCCAGAAGCAGCCGCGACGTTGATTAGTAATCATAGTCTTCTTGAAATCTCGCGGTACGTTCTGTTTGACCCTGCCCTATGTCTCGCGCACTCGCAGCTCCATCGCTCAGTATATAAAGCAGGACAACGACGGAAGGAGGACGGCTGGGGAGTCGCAGCCCGGGATTGTAAATAAGACCGTCaaaactgtgttttatttacaaaagTGATGCCGGCTGTTTTAAAGTATCGTTCCCAGTTGTTTTAAACCGTTTTTCGTAATTTTTGGCTCTATCTCTCGCCTATTTCCGTGTGGTTTTTACACTACGCGTATAATGGCGAGCTCGGCTAACTCGAACCCAGTGGTAAGGATCAATCTCTAAGGATTGTCAGCGGGGAAAAATGGGGGTAAAGTTAAAGAAAAGCTGTCGAAGAGCAGGTTTTATTTATTGCAGTAAAAGTGAATACGCTTGTGCAAACACTGCATTGGTCTATCAAATAAAATTATAACCGAGTCAGTCATTCGgccattttattcagttttcgaAACTAGTTTTTCTCTCCTTCTCAGATTAAACATTATTGATAAAGCAGTGGTCGCTATTTGGGGTCTGTGTCGATAAGAATAGGAATCCGAATAAGTTAACACTGGAGTAAAGTTCAGATGGAGTGAAATGTTATTTTAAGCTTTAGTGTGTCCATGAGTCGGCTAATAGTTGTTTCATGATGCCTTAGAGGTTTGTGGTCTCTGTTGTGTTGCTGAATTGATTTGAGACACTATTAGCATTAGCTTAAAGGTTGTGGTTTTACTTTGAATGTCagctttgcttttttttatacGACTCAGTGTATTTGAGACAAGTAGCGTATTTTGCGTAATTTCTAAATCCAAACGTACTCAAAGCACCTTCTCATCACCCACTGCGAGTGTATTGCTCTCgttttcttttattcaaatatCCTTTTCCGAAAGTCGTTGTCAGTAGTTGAAACGTTCAGTCAACTGCCTCATCATTGTCCACCATTCCACGACCAGAAGGCAGGACAGCCGTCCCAAACCACCACTTTGACCCATCTCATATCAAATTTGTCCTGCTCcctaccaaaaaaaacaaaaaaacggccATACTTATTTGTCAAAGTTGAGCACTCATATGTTATTACACCGAAAATATCCTCCACAGTTCGCCATAAAACGTACACTTTGACGAGGCTGTCGAGCGCGCGCTGTGTGCCGCTCCGTAAAATGGCTTCCACGTCTCCCCTCTCTGCGCTTCTGGACCTCCTCCTTTCCGCTGCCTGGTTTTATACAGCCATATTGGCTCTCTAATATAGACTGCCGGGGATGGGAAGGTGCTACTCGACGCTACGTCATCGGCTCTACATATAAACACCAGACTGCTTTAAATAGTGGAGGAGCAGACGGGCCGAGGGGAGGGAGACACAGTCCGAGGTCCGTGCCGTGGACATCGGGGACAATGCGGAGCGGGGAGCGCAGTGCGACTTCGGCTTGTGTTGACACGACGTCCCCCCCCAGTATCGCTTCCTTTATATTGTATGTTGTCGGTGTGTTATGCGCGTGCAGGCCACCCCTGTCACGAGGGCCGTATACGTGGATGGCCGTGGAGATTAAAATAGGTCAGTTAGCATGACAAGCCACGCAGCGAATAGATAAAAGCCAACGGATTATGTTGCATGGCCTGGTTTCAGGGTTGACTAAAGGCTGAGGCTGCGTGGATGTTAACACACTCAcatataggggtgtaagaaagtagcggttctgcaatatattgcgatatttcatttcacaatactgtgtcggTATTAAAGTGTACTGTATctttatttttaggtgtttattaaaatgtagatatggcagaggttcatttttgcttttttgtttaaattttcttcattattatttaacattgttatattaaataatgttagttcctttgttggggttttacaaaaataatgttctgatgttagttatgaactaataatggattggattttatatagcgcttttctagacacccaaagcactttacattattgatctattattcattcgctctcacattctccctctggtggtggtaaactacatctgtagccacagctggcctggggcagactgacagaagcgtggctgccaatttgcacctacggcccctctgaccaccaccaaacattcatacgcattcatacaccagtgtgagtggcactggaggcaaggagggtgaagtgtcttgcccaaggacacaacagcacatggagagagcaggattcgaacctccAACACctacccttcggttattggacgacccgctctactacctgagccatggccgccctaaCTATTAGACTAATacaactaatagaatgtgaacatttgaacaggatcttaaactgtaatgtctataaaacatcatttaagtttgaacacaggaacatattgtgatatagcattagatcctgttctcatcaaataagaatgtgtttagtatttgttcatatttctggtgtaattcaattcttcaaggaaataatcattgaaaaaagaaacaaacaaaaatattgcctttttaacagtatcgtgatttattgtatcatgatgctagtattgtgatttgtatcgtatcgccagattcttgccaatacacacccttactCACATACATCATATAACCATATTAGAGAAAGGAATGCCTGATTGATATTCAGAAGTAAATACAATACCTGGTTATGACTGTAATATTTTCCTACTTAAACCTCCATAGATatgtatacatatttacattactCTTGGGATATTTATTTGTTATtgacacatttatttttttataataactGAGATTATTTAAGTTTTCACTAGTCTGTGTTTAAAAGGTTttccctttttgtgtttgttttgtagcCTAAACTATACAAGTCTGTCATTGAAGATGTGATCAATGAAGTGCGAGAGCTGTTCCTGGACGAGGGAGTCGATGAGCAAGTGCTTCTGGAGCTGAAGACGGTAAACGTCCTCAGCAGTATTGTTCCTGTGAACAGCCACTAAAGGAGAAATATCTAAAACACCAGCTTCCCTTTCCTTTTTACTGTCTTTATGGTTTACTCTGTGTTTTCTGCTTCTTTCTTAAACGTTTACACTTTGGTAATAAGaataggcaaggcagatttatttgtagagctgcaaccgattaatcaactcaaagtgatccaaaaaaatcattcaactacagttctcctgaatcaaagcttcgtttccttcatttctctgctgttaaacattggttccactgttgtttcacacagacgcttattgtgacgcacaaagaagcttcaattcaggaaaactgcaatagaatatctcccttcaatcaattcgagtcaattaatcgaatcaggaatttttttgcattggcttcaagcacctagtcgattaatcggttgcagctctatttatttgtatagcccaattcatacacagggcaattcacagtgctttacaaaaatggaaaagagacaaattaaaaacacacaattacaatgaaaacataatcagtaaaacatgaataatctattaaaataaagtaaaagagaagagtgcagacagaacactttcagttgttatattCACAGTTGAACAAAgtcgttttcagcctggactcaaacattgtcagagtagaggcctgtctcacatcatcaggaagactgttcaaGAGTTTAGCTGCGTGGAGCTGAAATGCAGCTTCagtgtgtttagtcctgactctgggcaccagcaaaagaccagtccctgaggttctcagggtctgagatggttcatgtgggaccaacatgtcagagaGTAAAAAGTCCATTTATCTACTGAAGTTTGCTCCAGATGTATTCATTGTAATGCTAATGTATGCTTAATGCATGCTCTGTGAGTGCCATCTTGCCATCTGTCATTAGTAATTGTTTACCTCTGTTTTTGTGCATGATGCCTCAGCTATGGGAGAACAAACTGTTGCAGTCCAAAGCAGTGGAGGGCTTCCACACCGAGGAGCAGGCAGCTCTGCAGGCCGctcagcaacagcaacaacagcagcagcaagttCAGCAGGTCCAACAAGTGCAGCAGGTGACTCAGCCAGCGCAGGCTCAGCAGGTCATCCTCCCTCCACCGCAGCAGCAAGGTTAGTCACAAATGCACAACAACAAATAGGACATGTTACATTTGTGCCTTTTTTGTAATCATTACGCAAGACATTTTAAAATGAGAAATGTGGCTATTTTTGTGATCAGTAGTCCACAAGTGaacatttttccagttttgttggGACTACAGTTTCACATTGAGCAGTAGATGAAATCATGTTAAGTTGttcattattataattttatataACAAAGGTCTTATTGTGataagtagttttgaaacaaaTAATGATATAACCATTTGGTATTTCTCTTTACAGCTCCCCAGCAGCAAGTTATTGTTCAGGATTCCAAGATTCTACAGCATATGAGTGCAACAGGGATGGTATGTGGTTACATGGGAAAGTATACGACAAATACACTCCTTTGAATTGCTTTGTGGCTATGAATAAGGTGTATTTACCTATGCTTTCATACGTAGAGGGAGGAATTTATACATATTACTCAAACATAAAGTAAATGAATATATGAAAGTAGAGAAACTGCAGTTGGCATGCAGTCTTATCTCATAGGAAAGTTGCAGTTGATGTTGTAGTGGTAAAGATTGTAAAAGTGTGTGGTATTCAGGACTCTGACCTGGAGTACCAGAGATGCAGGGGTTATTATGTAGCCTTAACGCAgtcctgtgtttgtgttctgcatAACAAACAGCGTCTGTTCAATTTTACACAATGAAGTGTGACTACTTTTCCTTCCTGTTGTACATCCTCTTCATGACTACACCTCTCCAATAAGCCTGTTAATATGAGACCTCCATTCATGctgttctgaatttttttttaatcctcataAACCagggcagttaaaaaaaaaagactgtttacatgcacaccagtaTCCCTGTGTTTTTCAGAATATGACATAATTCTGCATAAGATACAGGTCACGTGAACAGAACATGAACACAGACAAAtggaacattttctgatgaagatTTGAGATGAGTAGATGTAGTTCTGGCTTCAGAAGCATTGTTTGGACATGTTGAAAGCACATTTGTAGTAAGTCTGTGTCTGAGACGATGTCTCCTCTCTGCGTCGTACACAAACCAACAAGCCAACAACAGTTTCTGATTCATGAAGAAACCCTACTGCTTTTTAAACATTAGAAAATACATGGATATGTGCAAGCATTGGAACACTGACCTTTTCAAGATGGTGTTTTGATGGAGTGAAAATGAGCCTGTGTTAGTACAGTGAACAAGTCTTCCACCAGTAGAAACCTCTCTTGTGTTAATTACAACATGcacagctgcatgtaaacagTAATATTGTGAATATTCATTGTCATTAGCCCTGTGAACCGCCGTAGTGTTTGTGGAATGGGGGCAAAAACCAGAATATTTTGTGCTTGTAAACAGAGCGACTGCTTTTATTACAGCAGCAAAGGGAGCATAAATGCTAGCAGTTAATTGTTAGGTGGTGGTGCAGAATGTCATGAATTTTAAGCTCTCTCTGGGGAAATACTCTTAGGTCATAAATACCTGTGTGTTGTATAATGTGTGTTTTAATTATGTTCACAGTGCACTGACGATCCTTTTTTGGCTTCTGTACTGGAGTATTAGTCAGATTTCTGTTCTGCCCAGGGCCTcagtgttcatgtgtctgtcaaagtGGTTGTCACTCCCACTTCCTTGTTCCAGTCATGTATCATGTGTGTACTCTTTTTGTCCTCTAGAGTGCAGCAGCTACCGCAGCAGCCCTTGCTTTGCCCACAGGGGTCACCCCGTACCAACAGCTCATCACCAGCCAaggtaagaaacacacacaagtTATCAGCTTTTCAGACAAATGTAACGGATAAACAGCAAAAGTccctttaatttgtcacattAAAGATATTGGTGGAGCTCAGATTTTTGTCAGTGTGAGTGCCAGAGCACAAGAGATGCAAGTACGTTAACGCCTTCCTGTGCCTTTGTGGCCACTCAGGCCAGATCCTGCAGGTAGTCCGTGCTGCTAATGGGGCTCAGTTTATCATCCAGCAGCCCCAGCAGCAGATCCTTCTGCAGCAGCAGATGCAGCCAGGTGGTGTCCAGGCCCCAGTCATCCAACAGGTATGAGCAATCACACATCCAAAATGCACACATGGAACACCCAGCTGTAGTAAATAGAGGCTTTTTGGAGTAAAGATGAAATGGATGTTTGGATATATGTGTGGGCGAAATGTGTAACTCAAGGGAACAATGAAACATGGTTTCCATGAGAGCAGGAAAAGAGTTGACtgattttccagtcatggaataTGAAGGAAAAGTAAAATTTGTTGtcttgaatttattttgacattctACCTTTTTCCTCCAGCTGAAAATGAACCACAAGAACACAATTTAAGCTCTCCAAAATGAATAACACTGACCTCTGaattagggatgtctgatattggcttttttgccaaaaaacgatatgctgatattgtccaacgcttaatttccaattccgatatctaccgatattgctgctgatatatgtgggatattaaactaattttaggtaatatcacatatctcctgtcatggaattaacacatcatgcctaattttattgtgatgccccattggatgcattctcaaatgcaacaaggctttcaaaatgtaaacactgtctgtgcaaagaatacatacttcagcttaatactaaagccaaatcaaacagtgtcttgcctgtgtccctgctgacattatacagctgaatctgttccatgtcctcattctgaatctgaactcactctaacagattcagactagctgtcctttgtcttgtcccatgtctgtgtgtctgtcttctccttgaatgtcttctataaatgtctcttttctcttccacctgtctgtcattttctccgtgttgctctgtgcccccacccccacccccccacagacagacacacacatacttcGTGTCGTACCCGTgcctccgtgtttcccgtgttctgtgtccgtctccctcaccttctatttctccgttcctgtctctaaatggctcttctgtaactccatcatatattgaattgtcagactctgtctccataatcatctttaaggcttttgaaactgcgcgcggttcctgcagagtctgcatttcctcattcaatgactgccgctggatgcgttgccatgggatacggagactccagtgcgaaaacgttaaacccggtctgtcatttttccaaaaaagctgcttaattgtttgtttttggactatggaaagtaattcacacgatccgcaacagcttcaactacagtataacagtgaaaacacggagtgacggaaaatctcgtcactggcggagaaagagttaagttgtggaaaaaatgccatatttatttattttctctccctccctccatgagtctattacagtgtggcaactctactgtacaattttgaaaactgcgcatttctttcagctacaaacaatgcttcatttacacgtcggtaaatgccggtgaaatcaaggcattattttatcagttttaatgatagggaaaaaaaatgataccgatattcactgatattacattttaatgccagtatcgggccgataatatcggtgggccgatattatcggacatccctactctGAATGGACTAAATTATATTTTAGTCTGTATTTATGGATGAGACTCATTTCAGTTGGTGTCCCTCAGTGAAGTTGTTGAAAATCCTATGAACACACTCCTGGGTCATGTCACATGCAGTGTGTAGCACATGCAGGTTGACTGATAACTGTTTTTGAGTACTAGCTTTATAGATGAATTTTGTGCTCATCTTTTTTATGTCTCAAATTACGCGCGTGTTCCAGACTTCACCTACGTATTTGTGATTCACATCTGGCTATTAGCACAGCACTACATGTCTATTAAATCAGCATTTTAGCATATGGGATCCTGTTAACAGATGAGGAACGGATGAACTTAAGAATGAGCATCTGCACTTCAGCAGGCCAACATCTACAGACTGTAAGTAATGATTATCTATAATCTAATGATCTATGTATAATCTTTCTAGGTTTTGACTCCTCTCCAGGGAGGCCTTCCTCAGCAGACAGGAGTTATCATCCAACCACAGCAGATTGTCTTAGGTTCAGGAAACAAAGTTCAAGGCAATACACAGGTTGGTAACACTTAACCAAATAAGTGAAACATGTTTTGTATCTCCTGCCTTCTAAAGCCCTGTGTCCTGTCTGTCAGGTGATGCAGGCAGCAGCCATGGCACCACAGCCTGGTCAGGCAGCAGCTCAGGTCCAGCAGGTCCAGCAGGCCCAGGGTGCAGCTGCACCACAGGTCACCACCCAGCCCCAGGCCCAGCAGCAGGCCCAGGCCCAACCCCAACCTCAGGCCCAGCAGCCTCCCATGATGCTGCAGGTGGATGGAGCCGGAGACACTTCCTCagaggaagatgaggatgaggaagaagagtatgatgaagacgatgaggaGGAGAAAGACAAGGATGGGGGAGAAGATGGGCAGGTGGAGGAGGTAAATTTAATGTCTGCCAGCAACTTTtagaaatatgatgtgaacctttCAAGACTATTAAAGCCATCTTGGCTTCAGCAGTGGTCTGAACAGACTATTTGGGATTTCTTAAAGTTCATCCTGTGCATAATTCAGAGGGAACCTTCCTTACTGTGCTTCTCCAAAGAGGAAAATCTCCTGacggtcacagactgcagagagcaaaaaaaaaaaacctgtgttatctgaaacagttgaCAGCGTTGTTGTTCAACTTGCTGGTTTTGCTTCCTCATTAGGAGCCTCTGAACAGCGGGGATGATGTCAGCGATGAGGAGGACCAGGAGCTGTTTGATACAGAGAATGTAGTGGTCTGCCAGTATGACAAGGTAAAAAAAACCTTCACCCTTAACCTACGCTCTTTATCTGATCCAGGTTGAAGTGTGTTTCAATACCCTTTTACAGCTGCTGTTTCCATCACTGAGGTTactggaaatggaaaaatggggGAAAATGTCCTCAATTTCATGAGTGTTGTAACATTGGCTTCTCCTCGAGTCATGACAATAGATATTTTAGATATTTAGGTAGTGGTGAGAACAACTCCCGTGATCCTGTGCTGCTTCATGAAATCATCAAACTCCATCTTCTGGTATTGTTTTGATTGTAAGATCCCTGGTGGTAGAAATGACACCCTGTCAGTTTAATGGAACATAAAAACACCTTTTACAAGTACATTCTGAATAATGAATATTTAACTCGTATGAAAATATTTTTGGAGGTGGCAACAGGTAGTGTGGACCTATGAGACCAAATTATTCTCAGGTCCATTTTAGGTGAAAACATTGATCGTCCTGTCAGTCTGTGTATCGTAGCATGTATAAGGTTAATTATACTGCCACCTGCTGGTGACACTATGCAGCTTAATGGTTCATAAACTAGGTAAAGGATGTgcctctattctttttttttttcctttctttccacAATTCCAAAGTTGAAAAATGTGcatgacatttacaaagaaactATTGCTTAATAAAATGTTTAAACTTATGTTACAGTTCATTGATATTCTGTTCAGCTGTTAGGGATCTACAGACTGCGTGCAGTGGTTAAAAACACTGAAGACTGTGTCCACTCAACTGAAGCAATGTCCATCTGTCCTTGACGCCTACAACATTCATTTCCTTCTCCTCAGATTCACAGAAGTAAGAACAAATGGAAATTCCACCTGAAGGACGGGATCATGAATCTGAACGGGAGAGACTATGTCTTCTCCAAAGCCATTGGGGATGCTGAGTGGTGAAGtagacaaaagaagaaaaaaaaacagacaaagcaaCAGGAGCAGGGACTCTGTAACTCCTTCTATCCAGTTAACAGACACTTCAATATCCTTCCATATCCTGTGACTGGATTGATTTCAGGAAACTTCTTCTGAGACTTTGAGAATCTGACAAACCCAAAGGACTGTGAGGTACTGTAAACCTGGGTGTCGTCAGGAACACTCGACTCGCCTTGTGGGGGAAGGGGAAAGCCTGCAaatggtcatttttatttttcttcctccAGGCATCTTTACCTTTTTCCCCGATTGAATTCAGTCATTGCAAAAtaagcattttcacatcatacagGTGTAGTGGACCAGGGTGGCCTGACCTGCCCCGCCACAGGAGGTCAGAAGTTATTCATCGTGACCCCGTAGATGGAAAAACAAACACCTTCATTAATGCACTGTAGTCGGTTGACTGGATCGAAATTGAAGTCATAACTTAGTGCCACCAGTCAATTTTGCTGCCTTTAGAACGGCCAGAATCAACTTTTGGCTttgaatttcttttttctttttttttttttttcttttttcgttaTCGGATCATAATTCTGTCTCAATTCATGTTTATGAACATGGTGCTCCAGAGTGTTTTATTTAGgtattgttttaaacattttttttaaaaaatgtctttgaTGAAGGTTTAAGAAAACAAAGTTGAAATTACACGGATCTTTAAAAGTGAGTAAtagtttttaaaactcttctgaGGAGTGGTGAATCCAAACCAGTATCGTTGCTTTTACCCTTGGCTTCTCTGGAGCTTCATtccatcttaagaaaaatatatatgaaaagaaaaaaaaaaggaacagatcCAACACTGAAATCATTTGAGAATTGTACAAAACGTCTGTGAGTCTGTCCCGTTGGTGTATCCTCTTTGCTTTTAATTTAGTTCTCTGCAGCCGTCGCAAACATTTGCACTGTCAGTTTATCAATGTGTTGTGAAATCAGTCGGGCAAGTTAAAAAGTAGCCacagtgtgttttgtctgtgggggtgtgtgtgtgtgtttgtttgaagGAAAGTGACTGACTGTACAGGCATGTAGTGAGTGTGCACgtatgtatggtgtgtgtgtgtgtgtgtgtgtgtcactgattTTCTCTGGAAATCTATTAGTAATTCTTTTCTTGCACACCCAATAATCTTCAAAACGTCACGTTTTAACAGTAAAATTTCACCTGTaacgttctcttttttttctttgttttttttttggtgggggcaTGGTggagatttttgtttttctatttattcCTGAAAGTTGATTAACTGTTCTAATTCTTTGAAAGGTTGGAAAGCCGCACCAAACTGTGCTCTTATAATCTaagtgttccttttttttctgttggcTGGACAAAGCTGCATAACGCCGTGTTCCAAATCATTTCGTCCACCATATGTTTTCCTGtgcttttcattttattcatgactTTTAAAATGAGAATATTTTCTATCAAAGTGAATTTAACCAGGGGGCCCGTGTGTTTCtctgcagtttgtttttagtgcCCCTGTTGCAGCAATTTGAAATAAAGTCTGTGTTTTTTGGCTGTTTGTGTCTATTTGCTTACTGGTTGGACTCTATAAAAACCTGAAACTGGGAGAAACTATAAAACTGAGAAGTCAACAATAAGAAATGAGTGCATCTATTTTGTTTTAAGGACTCGTAAAAACAGAAGTGACTGCCTTTTTAAAGAGTGCAGTCGGTGTTAAGCAGATACAGAGTTAATAGCCCATCACATCTTCAAAAATAATTAAACCGCCATGGGAGGGGATTCTAGCACGTATCAAATAAAACACTTCTTGAAAAAATCATCACCGTCCTCAGACTCCAACTTCCACTGTTATTATCCACTAAAATTAAAATGGCCCCAAGGTGCTTTTTAATGTTAGTCTCTATTATCTGATATTGtgccttttttaaattaaagttttCTTGTTTTCACCGTTATAGGTAAGGTTATGAGCAAGATTACAGCTATTAAAATGTGCTCTTGTTGTAATCTAATCACTgttaaaaattaactaaatgtaCTGTTTATAACTACTTCTTAAAATTCAATTGTTTTCAAACTGTGTAAGGTTGTGCTCTGAATGCATTTAGTTTACTCTTGACACATTAAAGGGTCAGTGTGTAATCAAATCATGACAAaaaaattttaacaaattttGAGATTTTTTCCTAAATGACAACTTAAAGGTTCATTTTGCATGCTCTTGTGCTGACATTAAGCTTGTGTTGGACTTTCTCTGTGCTTGGAGCTGGTCATTTGAtgtaagccaggggtgtcaaacatgcagcccgggggccaaaaccagcccacccaAGGGTCGAATCCACAC
It contains:
- the gtf2a1 gene encoding transcription initiation factor IIA subunit 1, with translation MASSANSNPVPKLYKSVIEDVINEVRELFLDEGVDEQVLLELKTLWENKLLQSKAVEGFHTEEQAALQAAQQQQQQQQQVQQVQQVQQVTQPAQAQQVILPPPQQQAPQQQVIVQDSKILQHMSATGMSAAATAAALALPTGVTPYQQLITSQGQILQVVRAANGAQFIIQQPQQQILLQQQMQPGGVQAPVIQQVLTPLQGGLPQQTGVIIQPQQIVLGSGNKVQGNTQVMQAAAMAPQPGQAAAQVQQVQQAQGAAAPQVTTQPQAQQQAQAQPQPQAQQPPMMLQVDGAGDTSSEEDEDEEEEYDEDDEEEKDKDGGEDGQVEEEPLNSGDDVSDEEDQELFDTENVVVCQYDKIHRSKNKWKFHLKDGIMNLNGRDYVFSKAIGDAEW